A window from Bufo bufo chromosome 1, aBufBuf1.1, whole genome shotgun sequence encodes these proteins:
- the LOC120989530 gene encoding uncharacterized protein LOC120989530, whose translation MECPLPDLWVSPLGLVPTKEPNKIRLIHHLSYPAGGSVNDGIADELCSVSYTSFDAAVRWVQRFGQGALLAKMDIEAAFRLLPIHPDSLHLLGFQWEGCFYVDCCLPMGCAISCSLFDSFSSFLEWVVKQEAGWNSVLHYLDDFLFLGPAESRVCAILLHTMERVGARFGIPLAAEKTEGPSTVITFLGIEIDSVAMECRLPENKVSDLLNEVVFLRGAKKVQLRRVQSVLGKLNFACRILPMGWVFCRCLALVTAGVTAPFHYLRIPAAVKADLAVWESFLLEYNGRSIWMGAAISSADLDLFSDASGWCGYAVYCRWQWSAEAWPVEWKQADFLSNLVLLELFPIVLATELWGDWLRNRRVRFYCDNMGVVRAINSQTANSPPVLNLLRHLVLRGLRLNACFVSVHVPGVNNSLADSLSRFQWDRFRSLPPGAGVQGLPSPQWFWSVALGFQET comes from the coding sequence ATGGAGTGTCCTCtgccggatttgtgggtttcGCCATTGGGTTTAGTACCAACGAAGGAGCCTAATAAGATCAGGCTTATTCATCATTTGTCTTATCCGGCGGGGGGATCGGTGAACGATGGGATAGCTGATGAGTTGTGCTCCGTTTCGTATACGTCTTTTGATGCGGCGGTACGGTGGGTACAGCGTTTCGGGCAAGGCGCCCTGCTTGCAAAAATGGATATTGAGGCTGCTTTTCGGTTGTTGCCCATCCACCCGGATAGTTTACATTTACTTGGTTTTCAATGGGAGGGTTGTTTCTacgttgattgttgtttgccgatgggctgCGCGATTTCGTGTTCATTGTTTGATTCGTTTAGTTCTTTTTTAGAATGGGTTGTAAAACAGGAGGCGGGATGGAATTCGGTTTTGcattatctggacgattttttgtttttgggtccgGCCGAATCCAGGGTGTGTGCCATTCTGTTACATACGATGGAACGAGTGGGGGCGAGGTTTGGGATCCCTTTAGCGGCGGAAAAAACGGAGGGGCCATCTACGGTCATTACGTTTTTGGGGATTGAGATTGACAGTGTGGCCATGGAATGTCGGCTGCCGGAAAACAAGGTGTCTGATTTGTTGAATGAGGTGGTCTTCCTACGGGGGGCTAAGAAGGTCCAGCTTCGGCGGGTTCAATCGGTCTTGGGGAAATTGAATTTTGCTTGTCGCATCTTGCCTATGGGATGGGTTTTTTGTCGGTGTTTGGCGCTAGTTACAGCAGGGGTTACTGCCCCGTTTCATTACTTGCGGATACCAGCTGCAGTAAAAGCTGATTTAGCGGTGTGGGAGTCTTTTCTTTTAGAGTACAATGGGCGATCTATATGGATGGGGGCAGCGATTAGTAGTGCAGATTTGGATTTGTTTTCGGATGCATCGGGTTGGTGTGGATATGCCGTTTATTGTCGGTGGCAATGGAGTGCGGAGGCATGGCCGGTGGAGTGGAAACAGGCTGATTTTCTTAGCAACTTGGTATTGTTGGAACTTTTCCCTATTGTTCTggctactgagttgtggggggactgGCTTAGGAATCGGCGGGTGCGTTTCTACTGTGACAATATGGGCGTTGTAAGAGCGATTAATAGTCAGACAGCCAACTCCCCGCCTGTGTTGAACTTACTCAGGCATCTAGTGTTGAGGGGTTTGAGGTTAAATGCATGTTTTGTTTCGGTGCATGTCCCGGGAGTAAATAACTCACTTgctgattccctttctcgttttcagtgggatcgcTTCCGCAGCTTGCCGCCAGGTGCCGGAGTCCAGGGGTTGCCCAGTCCCCAGTggttctggagcgtggccttggggtttcAGGAGACCTGA